The following DNA comes from Acidobacteriota bacterium.
CGAGACGCCGTGCTCCAGAAATACCGCGGGCGCGCGCTGCTCATGGTCACAGGCACCTGTGCAGTCCACTGCCGCTACTGTTTCAGGCGCCATTCTCCCTGTGCCGACCGTGAAACAGTTGCACGGGTTTTCGATGCTGCGATCCGCAGGATCGCCGCAGATCCAACGATCGCCGAAGTCATCCTCTCCGGCGGAGATCCGCTGACCCTGCCCGATACCGAACTTGGAGTGCTGGCGATGCGGCTGGCAGCGTTGCCGAACGTCCGGCGGCTGCGGATCCACAGCAGGATGCCAATCGTATTACCACAGAGGGTGGACACGAGACTCACGACCTGGATTGGTGGCCTTGAGGTGCCGGCAATCGTCGTGGTGCACGTCAACCACGCCAACGAGATCGATGATGACGTGCGGCGCGCCCTTGCCGCGCTGGCTGCGACCGGAGCGATCCTGCTCAACCAGGCGGTGCTGCTCCGAGGCGTCAATGACACGGCGGATGTGCTTTCGAACCTCAGCCAATCACTTTTCGACGCCGACGTGCTGCCCTACTACCTCCACATGCTGGACGCGGTAGAAGGAGCAGCCCACTTTCGGGTGCCGGACGAGGCGGCGAAGAACCTCTACGGGGAGCTGACCGCGAGGCTGCCGGGCTACCTGGTGCCGAAGCTGGTGCGGGAGGTCCCGGGCGCACCCGCCAAGATCGGCGTGGACCTTTGGTCGTGAATCGTTCGAACGTTGCAACGTCGAACGTTCAAACGTCAAACGTTAGGCGTTCAAATGTGTGAACGCAGAATCGGCCGCGTGAGGCACGTGGCTCCGCCCTCGGCCTTGAGTGAAAGCTCCTTACCGCGGTAAGTGAGCACCTCGCAGCCGGCGGCTTCGAGTCGTTTCCTGGTGACTGGATTCCCTTCGATCATCAGACACTTTCGCGGCGCCAGGGCGAGCACGTTCGGGCCCATGGTTGGATACTCCTCGTCGGGGACCTCGACCAGGTCGATGCCACGTTCCGCGAGAGCCTCGACGAACGGCACCGGCAGCAGGGGGAGATAGACCACCGCCAGATCGAGGTCCAGCATGGAAATGAACGACATCAGGTGGAGACAGGATTCGGGTCCGTCTCCGTGCGGCAGCTGCACCTCGAGGGTTTCGGCGCCGAGCGGCCGGAGAGCGGCGGTGAGTTGGCGCAGACCTTCTGTGTTGGTCCGGTAACCGCGGCCGACGGCCAGGGTGTCGTGGTCCAGCCACATGAGATCGCCGCCCTCGGCTGTGGCCTCGCCTTCGAGGGTGGTAAGGGTCGGCACTCCCAGTTCTTCCAGAGTCGCTCCGATCGCGATTTCTTCGCCGCGCCGCTGCTTCTTGCCCATGCGCAGGATGATCGACCCCTCGTCGGTGATGATCACCGGGTCATGGGTGAAGATGCTGTCGGCGAGCTCGGGCAAGGGGGTGTCGTGATAGAGCACTTCACAGCCCGCTTGGCGGAGTGTGGCGACCAGATCGTCGTGCTCTCGTTGCGCTTCCGGGAGATTGGGCTGCGATATGTAATGCCATTGATCCGGGTCCGCATTTCCGAAGGCTTCGTCGGGGCGTCGAACCAGGACCCGTCGAAGCGGATCGACCATGCTCTGACATCCGTACGCTTTCACGGTTTTTCCTCCTCATCGAGCCGTCGGGGTCTGGCATATATGGTCGTGAAGCGCCGCAGGCGGACTTTGCCCGGTGCGAGGCCACGCGACTTGCTGACGTCCCCGGCGCGCGCCATGTGGACCGCAACCTTGCCGCCGCGACGAGCTTTGGAGTATGCGGCGGCCAACGCGGCGGCGAAGCGCTTGGTTTCGCGCGGCGGCGCATCGAGTCGGTCCGGGTTACGAACCACGACGTGCGAGCCGGACTCGCCGGCGACGTGAAACCAGAAGTCTCCTGGGGCCGCGAGCTTGAGTGACAAGACATCATTGTCGCGGGCTGTCCGGCCGACAAGGATGATCATACCGTCCGGGCTTTTCGCTACCCGAGCGACCGATTTCCCCCGCCAGATCCCGGCATCTGGGTCGGTTTCGCCTCGAGGCTCGTTGACTTTTCCCACGCCCGTATCTTATCCGCTCCCGATTCCGCTCCCGATTCCGACCGAATGAAGAGGCGAGTGAGTCCTTTGGCTGGCCATCGGGATCGGGTGCGGGATCGAACGGGCGGATCAGCGGCGATCATGGAAAACCGGCGCGATCAGCGCCGGATCATCGCTCATGATTCCGGTCGCTCCGAGGTCCAGTAGCCGGCGCGCTTCGTCTGGATCGTCCACCACCCAGTATTCGACCCGTAGACCGAGATCCCGGCAACGTCTGATGAACGACCCGCCATCGAGTCGGATTCCGCCCCTTGCCACCGGGATGTGAGCGGCATCGCCCTTGATGTGGCGTTTCGCCAACGCGCCAGGGAGAAAACGAACCAACGCGACTTCCTGCTTCGACAGGGTCGTTCTCCCCGGATAGCCGAGTGCGCGGATTCGGTTGACGACCGGGGTGCTGAAGCTTGCCAGCGTCACTCGCTGCTCAGCGTTGTGCCGGGCCACTACCTCGAGCAGGCCGGGAACCACCCGGGGATCGTTCGGCTTGAGGTCGACGCTCATCGGCACGTCCGGGAAGGCCTCCAATGTTTCCGACAGGGTCGGCACGCTATGGTCGACGAGATCGGCGCACTCGAACCCGGCCCCTACATTCCAACTCCTCACTTGGGCCAGAGTACAGGTTCTGATCTGCTCGCTGACGCCGGCCATTCGCTGGCCATCATCGTCGTGTGCGACCACGAAGTGGCCGTCCGCCGTCGGGTGGACATCGAGCTCCAGTGCATTCGCGCCGTCCGCCAGCGCCCGCTCGAAGGCCGGCAGGGTGTTCTCCGGTAGACGAGCGCGTGCTCCTCGGTGGCCGTAGAGCCGAAGTTTGAACTGTTTCGTGTTCATTGAATGACTATTAAAACACCGCAGCCTCTAATTGGAAATTGAGAATCAGAAAGTCGAAGGGCCACCCACTCGTGACGCGCGATGGTGAGGAGAGTTCAGAATTCCGAATTCAGAATTCCGAAATCCGAATTCAAAACATGCCGAGCTCGAGCTTGGCGGCTTCGGACATCATGTCCGGGTCCCAAGGCGGGTCCCAGGTGATCTCGACCGTGGCCGATGTGACACCCTCGATCGCCGCTACCTTCTCTTCGACCTCGGGCGGCAGGCTTTCAGCAACGGGGCACATCGGCGAGGTCAGGGTCATGAGCACGTGGATGTTGGCCTCGTCA
Coding sequences within:
- the epmB gene encoding EF-P beta-lysylation protein EpmB, translating into MKRKHEAPWSTGAWRKQLADVITDVGELLQILELQGGTPTGIPSALRRFPLRVPRAFVDRMRRGDPADPLLRQVLPILEEDRKVPGFTTDPVGELVSPPRDAVLQKYRGRALLMVTGTCAVHCRYCFRRHSPCADRETVARVFDAAIRRIAADPTIAEVILSGGDPLTLPDTELGVLAMRLAALPNVRRLRIHSRMPIVLPQRVDTRLTTWIGGLEVPAIVVVHVNHANEIDDDVRRALAALAATGAILLNQAVLLRGVNDTADVLSNLSQSLFDADVLPYYLHMLDAVEGAAHFRVPDEAAKNLYGELTARLPGYLVPKLVREVPGAPAKIGVDLWS
- a CDS encoding amidinotransferase, whose translation is MKAYGCQSMVDPLRRVLVRRPDEAFGNADPDQWHYISQPNLPEAQREHDDLVATLRQAGCEVLYHDTPLPELADSIFTHDPVIITDEGSIILRMGKKQRRGEEIAIGATLEELGVPTLTTLEGEATAEGGDLMWLDHDTLAVGRGYRTNTEGLRQLTAALRPLGAETLEVQLPHGDGPESCLHLMSFISMLDLDLAVVYLPLLPVPFVEALAERGIDLVEVPDEEYPTMGPNVLALAPRKCLMIEGNPVTRKRLEAAGCEVLTYRGKELSLKAEGGATCLTRPILRSHI
- a CDS encoding NFACT RNA binding domain-containing protein, whose amino-acid sequence is MGKVNEPRGETDPDAGIWRGKSVARVAKSPDGMIILVGRTARDNDVLSLKLAAPGDFWFHVAGESGSHVVVRNPDRLDAPPRETKRFAAALAAAYSKARRGGKVAVHMARAGDVSKSRGLAPGKVRLRRFTTIYARPRRLDEEEKP
- a CDS encoding SUF system Fe-S cluster assembly protein; translation: MSSTLRDQIIGVLKTIFDPEIPVNIYEIGLIYEVNVDDEANIHVLMTLTSPMCPVAESLPPEVEEKVAAIEGVTSATVEITWDPPWDPDMMSEAAKLELGMF